One region of Etheostoma cragini isolate CJK2018 chromosome 16, CSU_Ecrag_1.0, whole genome shotgun sequence genomic DNA includes:
- the atp6v0a2a gene encoding V-type proton ATPase 116 kDa subunit a isoform X1 produces the protein MVFRSEEMCLAQLFLQSGSEYDCISELGELGLVEFRDLNPSVSSFQRRFVSEIKRCDEMERILGYLLREIQKANIAVPEEDESPVAPPPRQVLEIMEQLQRLEMELSEVARNKEKLQRNLLELTEYTHMLKITRTFIHSRSRHEALGPQYEEFPTMETDSVTGCTSMQRLGAKLGFVSGLIQRVKVEAFERMLWRVCKGYTILSYAEVDENLADLDTGEISKSVVFLISFWGDQIGQKVQKICDCYHCHLYPHPDNDEERADVLDSLRTRIQDLNNVLHRTEDYLRQVLQKASESAYSWIVKVKKMKAIYHILNLCSFDVTNKCLIAEVWCPVSDLANLRGALEEGARKGDSTVPSFVNRIPSSDTPPTMLRTNKFTSGFQSIVEAYGVGDYREVSPAPYTIITFPFLFAVMFGDLGHGMVMSLFALWMVLTEKKQKKKRSSNEIWAMLFNGRYIILMMGLFSVYTGLIYNDCFSKSLNIFGSGWSVKAMFTNQQWTNKTLRTNALLTLDPNVSGVFIGPYPFGIDPIWNMAVNRLSFLNSYKMKMSVVIGVIHMSFGVVLSVFNHLHFRQKFNVYLLFLPELLFLLCLFGYLVFMILYKWLAFSARDSSQAPSILIHFINMFVMQGKDLIPLYPGQTGLQIFLVVIAMLSVPVLLLGKPLHLFWLYRGGKGLRRRRGYERVRRVSEDDSSTAPSYEDDEEEGLDKMPSREALPKEFDFADVLLYQAIHTIEYCLGCISNTASYLRLWALSLAHAQLSEVLWGMVMRLGLRITTRVGVVFLVPVFGLFAMLTVSILLVMEGLSAFLHALRLHWVEFQNKFYHGTGVKFVPFDFSHLPSVFEHDGLL, from the exons ATGGTGTTTCGGAGCGAGGAGATGTGCTTGGCGCAATTGTTCCTGCAGTCCGGCTCTGAATATGACTGCATCAGTGAGCTCGGGGAGCTGGGGCTGGTCGAGTTTCGAGAT CTCAATCCGAGTGTCAGCTCATTCCAGCGGCGCTTTGTCAGCGAAATCAAGAGATGTGATGAGATGGAGAGGATTCTGG GATACCTTCTGAGAGAGATCCAAAAGGCTAACATAGCTGTTCCAGAGGAGGATGAGAGCCCAGTTGCTCCTCCCCCCCGACAAGTCCTTGAGATCATG GAGCAGCTTCAGAGGCTGGAGATGGAGCTCAGCGAGGTGGCCCGAAACAAAGAGAAGCTGCAGAGGAACCTCCTGGAGCTCACcgagtacacacacatgctgaagATCACACGGACCTTCATACACAGCCGCTCCAGA CATGAGGCTCTTGGTCCCCAGTATGAAGAATTCCCCACTATGGAGACGGACTCTGTGACAGGATGCACCAGTATGCAAAGACTCGGAGCCAAGCTTGG GTTTGTGTCGGGCCTCATCCAGCGGGTGAAGGTGGAGGCCTTTGAGCGTATGCTGTGGAGAGTGTGTAAGGGTTACACCATCCTCAGCTACGCAGAAGTGGATGAGAACCTCGCTGATCTCGACACT GGTGAGATCAGCAAAAGTGTTGTGTTTCTCATCTCTTTCTGGGGAGACCAGATCggacaaaaagtacaaaaaatctGCGATTG TTACCACTGCCATCTTTACCCACACCCTGATAACGATGAGGAGCGGGCAGATGTTTTGGACAGCTTAAGGACTCGCATCCAAGACCTTAACAAT GTGCTGCACCGCACTGAGGACTACCTGAGGCAGGTTCTGCAGAAGGCCTCGGAGTCAGCCTACTCTTGGATTGTGAAGGTTAAAAAGATGAAGGCAATCTACCATATCCTGAACCTGTGCAGCTTCGATGTTACCAACAAGTGTCTGATTGCGGAAGTGTGGTGTCCCGTCAGCGACCTGGCGAACCTGCGGGGGGCGCTGGAAGAGGGCGCG agaaaagGGGATTCCACTGTACCGTCCTTTGTGAATCGCATCCCGAGTTCTGACACACCACCCACCATGTTAAGAACCAACAAGTTCACATCTGGCTTTCAGAGCATTGTGGAGGCGTATGGGGTGGGGGACTATCGCGAGGTAAGCCCAG CTCCCTACACCATCATCACATTCCCCTTTCTGTTTGCTGTGATGTTTGGCGATCTCGGCCACGGGATGGTAATGAGTCTCTTTGCCTTGTGGATGGTGttgactgaaaaaaagcagaaaaagaaacgATCCAGTAATGAG ATATGGGCGATGCTCTTCAACGGACGTTACATCATCCTCATGATGGGGCTTTTCTCTGTCTACACCGGGCTGATTTACAACGACTGTTTCTCCAAGTCTCTCAACATATTTGGCTCTGGGTGGAGTGTAAAAGCTATGTTTACAAATCAGCAGTGGAC AAATAAAACCCTCCGAACAAATGCTTTGCTCACGTTGGACCCTAACGTCAGTGGCGTTTTCATTGGGCCATACCCCTTTGGCATTGATCCT ATATGGAACATGGCAGTGAACCGGCTGTCCTTCCTCAACTCGTACAAGATGAAGATGTCAGTTGTCATCGGGGTCATCCACATGAGCTTTGGAGTAGTGCTGAGTGTCTTCAATCACTT GCACTTCCGACAGAAATTTAATGTCTATCTGCTATTTCTTCCTGAGCTGCTcttcctgctctgtctctttgGCTACCTGGTCTTCATGATTCTCTACAAGTGGTTGGCATTCAGTGCACGAGACTCCAGCCAGGCTCCCAGCATCCTCATTCACTTCATTAACATGTTCGTCATGCAGGGGAAGGATCTCATTCCTCTATACCCAGGACag ACTGGGCTGCAGATTTTTTTAGTGGTGATAGCTATGCTGTCAGTTCCTGTGCTGCTGTTAGGAAAACCTCTTCACTTGTTTTGGTTGTACCGTGGAGGCAAAGGCCTGCGCAGACGCAGA GGTTATGAGAGGGTAAGGCGTGTAAGTGAGGATGACTCTTCCACAGCACCATCctatgaagatgatgaagaggagggactTGATAAAATGCCAAGCAGAGAAGCTCTTCCCAAAGAG TTTGACTTTGCGGATGTGCTCCTGTACCAGGCCATTCACACTATCGAATACTGCCTGGGCTGCATTTCCAACACTGCATCATACCTGCGTCTCTGGGCGCTCAGCTTGGCTCACGCCC agcTGTCGGAGGTGTTGTGGGGCATGGTGATGCGCCTGGGTCTGAGGATCACCACCAGAGTGGGGGTGGTGTTTTTAGTCCCTGTGTTCGGCCTCTTCGCCATGCTCACTGTGTCCATCCTACTAGTCATGGAAGGTTTATCAGCGTTCCTCCACGCTCTCAGACTTCACTG GGTGGAGTTTCAGAACAAGTTCTACCACGGGACTGGTGTCAAGTTTGTGCCCTTTGACTTCTCCCACCTGCCCTCGGTTTTTGAACATGATGGCTTgctctaa
- the atp6v0a2a gene encoding V-type proton ATPase 116 kDa subunit a isoform X2, whose translation MVFRSEEMCLAQLFLQSGSEYDCISELGELGLVEFRDLNPSVSSFQRRFVSEIKRCDEMERILGYLLREIQKANIAVPEEDESPVAPPPRQVLEIMEQLQRLEMELSEVARNKEKLQRNLLELTEYTHMLKITRTFIHSRSRYEEFPTMETDSVTGCTSMQRLGAKLGFVSGLIQRVKVEAFERMLWRVCKGYTILSYAEVDENLADLDTGEISKSVVFLISFWGDQIGQKVQKICDCYHCHLYPHPDNDEERADVLDSLRTRIQDLNNVLHRTEDYLRQVLQKASESAYSWIVKVKKMKAIYHILNLCSFDVTNKCLIAEVWCPVSDLANLRGALEEGARKGDSTVPSFVNRIPSSDTPPTMLRTNKFTSGFQSIVEAYGVGDYREVSPAPYTIITFPFLFAVMFGDLGHGMVMSLFALWMVLTEKKQKKKRSSNEIWAMLFNGRYIILMMGLFSVYTGLIYNDCFSKSLNIFGSGWSVKAMFTNQQWTNKTLRTNALLTLDPNVSGVFIGPYPFGIDPIWNMAVNRLSFLNSYKMKMSVVIGVIHMSFGVVLSVFNHLHFRQKFNVYLLFLPELLFLLCLFGYLVFMILYKWLAFSARDSSQAPSILIHFINMFVMQGKDLIPLYPGQTGLQIFLVVIAMLSVPVLLLGKPLHLFWLYRGGKGLRRRRGYERVRRVSEDDSSTAPSYEDDEEEGLDKMPSREALPKEFDFADVLLYQAIHTIEYCLGCISNTASYLRLWALSLAHAQLSEVLWGMVMRLGLRITTRVGVVFLVPVFGLFAMLTVSILLVMEGLSAFLHALRLHWVEFQNKFYHGTGVKFVPFDFSHLPSVFEHDGLL comes from the exons ATGGTGTTTCGGAGCGAGGAGATGTGCTTGGCGCAATTGTTCCTGCAGTCCGGCTCTGAATATGACTGCATCAGTGAGCTCGGGGAGCTGGGGCTGGTCGAGTTTCGAGAT CTCAATCCGAGTGTCAGCTCATTCCAGCGGCGCTTTGTCAGCGAAATCAAGAGATGTGATGAGATGGAGAGGATTCTGG GATACCTTCTGAGAGAGATCCAAAAGGCTAACATAGCTGTTCCAGAGGAGGATGAGAGCCCAGTTGCTCCTCCCCCCCGACAAGTCCTTGAGATCATG GAGCAGCTTCAGAGGCTGGAGATGGAGCTCAGCGAGGTGGCCCGAAACAAAGAGAAGCTGCAGAGGAACCTCCTGGAGCTCACcgagtacacacacatgctgaagATCACACGGACCTTCATACACAGCCGCTCCAGA TATGAAGAATTCCCCACTATGGAGACGGACTCTGTGACAGGATGCACCAGTATGCAAAGACTCGGAGCCAAGCTTGG GTTTGTGTCGGGCCTCATCCAGCGGGTGAAGGTGGAGGCCTTTGAGCGTATGCTGTGGAGAGTGTGTAAGGGTTACACCATCCTCAGCTACGCAGAAGTGGATGAGAACCTCGCTGATCTCGACACT GGTGAGATCAGCAAAAGTGTTGTGTTTCTCATCTCTTTCTGGGGAGACCAGATCggacaaaaagtacaaaaaatctGCGATTG TTACCACTGCCATCTTTACCCACACCCTGATAACGATGAGGAGCGGGCAGATGTTTTGGACAGCTTAAGGACTCGCATCCAAGACCTTAACAAT GTGCTGCACCGCACTGAGGACTACCTGAGGCAGGTTCTGCAGAAGGCCTCGGAGTCAGCCTACTCTTGGATTGTGAAGGTTAAAAAGATGAAGGCAATCTACCATATCCTGAACCTGTGCAGCTTCGATGTTACCAACAAGTGTCTGATTGCGGAAGTGTGGTGTCCCGTCAGCGACCTGGCGAACCTGCGGGGGGCGCTGGAAGAGGGCGCG agaaaagGGGATTCCACTGTACCGTCCTTTGTGAATCGCATCCCGAGTTCTGACACACCACCCACCATGTTAAGAACCAACAAGTTCACATCTGGCTTTCAGAGCATTGTGGAGGCGTATGGGGTGGGGGACTATCGCGAGGTAAGCCCAG CTCCCTACACCATCATCACATTCCCCTTTCTGTTTGCTGTGATGTTTGGCGATCTCGGCCACGGGATGGTAATGAGTCTCTTTGCCTTGTGGATGGTGttgactgaaaaaaagcagaaaaagaaacgATCCAGTAATGAG ATATGGGCGATGCTCTTCAACGGACGTTACATCATCCTCATGATGGGGCTTTTCTCTGTCTACACCGGGCTGATTTACAACGACTGTTTCTCCAAGTCTCTCAACATATTTGGCTCTGGGTGGAGTGTAAAAGCTATGTTTACAAATCAGCAGTGGAC AAATAAAACCCTCCGAACAAATGCTTTGCTCACGTTGGACCCTAACGTCAGTGGCGTTTTCATTGGGCCATACCCCTTTGGCATTGATCCT ATATGGAACATGGCAGTGAACCGGCTGTCCTTCCTCAACTCGTACAAGATGAAGATGTCAGTTGTCATCGGGGTCATCCACATGAGCTTTGGAGTAGTGCTGAGTGTCTTCAATCACTT GCACTTCCGACAGAAATTTAATGTCTATCTGCTATTTCTTCCTGAGCTGCTcttcctgctctgtctctttgGCTACCTGGTCTTCATGATTCTCTACAAGTGGTTGGCATTCAGTGCACGAGACTCCAGCCAGGCTCCCAGCATCCTCATTCACTTCATTAACATGTTCGTCATGCAGGGGAAGGATCTCATTCCTCTATACCCAGGACag ACTGGGCTGCAGATTTTTTTAGTGGTGATAGCTATGCTGTCAGTTCCTGTGCTGCTGTTAGGAAAACCTCTTCACTTGTTTTGGTTGTACCGTGGAGGCAAAGGCCTGCGCAGACGCAGA GGTTATGAGAGGGTAAGGCGTGTAAGTGAGGATGACTCTTCCACAGCACCATCctatgaagatgatgaagaggagggactTGATAAAATGCCAAGCAGAGAAGCTCTTCCCAAAGAG TTTGACTTTGCGGATGTGCTCCTGTACCAGGCCATTCACACTATCGAATACTGCCTGGGCTGCATTTCCAACACTGCATCATACCTGCGTCTCTGGGCGCTCAGCTTGGCTCACGCCC agcTGTCGGAGGTGTTGTGGGGCATGGTGATGCGCCTGGGTCTGAGGATCACCACCAGAGTGGGGGTGGTGTTTTTAGTCCCTGTGTTCGGCCTCTTCGCCATGCTCACTGTGTCCATCCTACTAGTCATGGAAGGTTTATCAGCGTTCCTCCACGCTCTCAGACTTCACTG GGTGGAGTTTCAGAACAAGTTCTACCACGGGACTGGTGTCAAGTTTGTGCCCTTTGACTTCTCCCACCTGCCCTCGGTTTTTGAACATGATGGCTTgctctaa
- the nfkbil1 gene encoding NF-kappa-B inhibitor-like protein 1 — MLSRKQKRVWKYVEEGGLLKLKSYLRKHRDLDVNFHQGKRQRSPLHLSCSLGDDAVLRLLLKHGADVLQKDRKGDTALHIAVNRALKHGKTAYGDLVEPLIKSCPEALNTPNSAGVTPQDLLNWRKHKKSAENMSSPSERDPEKEWQEKLFGECEDEFCDTFGVYDADDFLPVDDDEEDFGDWADRIRNDYFNKKHAEAQRLAASSSGWKKGKSKQEREQDEKSNKELHKRLQREHEEYLARAARKEEETRQGRKRRYDERCAATFDGGSSSGGTKLSYSDIPWPAPRGTVLEMLDVMLHGVDRKDVPVFRKMLRKQQALWHPDKFAQRCEARLEEKDKKRILDTVTALSQELNRLAQSLRT; from the exons ATGCTGTCTCGCAAACAGAAGCGGGTGTGGAAATACGTGGAGGAGGGCGGTCTGCTGAAGCTGAAGTCGTACCTGCGGAAGCACCGAGACCTGGATGTGAACTTCCACCAGGGCAAGAGGCAGAGGAGCCCGCTGCACCTATCCTGCAGCCTGGGAGACGACGCTGTGCTGCGGCTGCTGCTGAAACACGGAGCCGATGTTCTCCAGAAGGACCGCAAAGGAGACACGGCGTTACACATCGCAGTCAACAGGGCTCTTAAACACGGGAAAACAG CGTATGGTGACCTGGTTGAGCCGTTGATAAAGAGCTGTCCAGAAGCTTTGAACACTCCCAACAGCGCGGGAGTCACACCGCAAGACCTGCTGAACTGGAGGAAACATAAAAAG AGTGCAGAAAACATGAGCAGTCCATCTGAAAGAGACCCTGAGAAGGAGTGGCAGGAAAAGCTGTTTGGTGAATGTGAGGATGAATTCTGTGACACCTTTGGAGTATATGACG CCGATGACTTTCTTCCTGTCGATGATGACGAGGAAGACTTTGGGGACTGGGCCGACCGTATTAGAAATGACTATTTCAATAAAAAGCATGCTGAAGCTCAAAGGCTGGCGGCGTCGTCTTCTGGATGGAAAAAAGGGAAGAGTaaacaagagagagagcaggacgAGAAAAGCAACAAGGAGCTGCATAAGAGGCTGCAGAGGGAACACGAAGAGTATCTGGCACGAGCAGCACGTAAAGAGGAAGAGACTCGGCAGGGTAGGAAGCGCAGGTACGACGAAAGATGTGCAGCTACTTTTGATGGTGGCTCTTCATCTGGTGGCACAAAGCTGAGCTACAGCGACATCCCCTGGCCTGCTCCACGAGGTACAGTACTGGAGATGCTGGATGTGATGCTGCACGGCGTGGACAGAAAGGACGTGCCGGTGTTCCGTAAAATGCTCCGGAAGCAGCAAGCGCTGTGGCACCCTGATAAATTTGCTCAGCGCTGTGAAGCTCGGTTAGAGGAGAAGGACAAGAAACGGATCCTGGATACAGTTACAGCTCTGTCGCAGGAGCTCAACAGACTAGCCCAGAGTCTGAGGACTTAA